The nucleotide window GTAATGGGGGTGAGGTTGGGAACTGACTGAACATGCTGTGCTTTCAAGGTTCCGGTTTCAATTTTCGCTGCAGTTGTTTGTAACTCTTAGTAAAGTGATTTTGGATGGCCTTTGCTTCACGTAAAATTGTGAATGAGTAGAAGAAGCGAAAGTTTCACTCTGATAATGTGAGGAATTGAAGTGGCACAGGAAATACTCTTGTGAGACTGGAGTTGTATTTTATTGGGACAATGAAACGCTCCTTGTTGCCTGTTCTCGACCTTACAGTGATTTCTATATGCATTAGGTACAAACATTGGAAAATGTAGTAATTCTAGGGTGGGGGCGATTTGTGAACGGGGACATGATTTTGACAGATTGGCTTTCAGCTGCATATCCAGCTTTgttcattcagcccatccattGGCTAGAAAGGATTTTGCAATGTGTGTTTAATAGATTTACACTGATAGACCCCTTGGGGAATTGCAACAACGTGTAATCACCACATTCAAAATGTCCTAAGATTAAAATGTTACTTTTCTTTCAGCCCAGACAGACGTTAGTAGCTAATCTGGCCAATAAATTTCAAATAGCTTATGATGCTATCTGGTTAAACAGAATTAATTTCACATTTtacacatttcaaaagtattttgttGTCATTAATAAGTGAAAGCCCGCCAGATGATGATTGATGGACAGTTAAGAACATTAACGTCAATGGAAACATTTATGTTGCCCAGCGAACACACATTTTCCTCATACTTAGCTTAGATAGTTAGAAGCGATGCATATTTCAGACGGTTGTCAGTTTCAAATCTACGTAACAAAATCTATTTTATAAACCAGATTTAAACGCTTGCGCGATATGACGTGTTCTGTATTTTGCGGTTGAATGCATTTGCACATGAATTAACATTTCCCAACAAAGTATGCTAAAAAGAACATTAAATTGAACGATAAGAACAGCCAAAGTATAATATACATTACAATTAAGAAGGGATATTGCTATTCGATACTACTACAATTATAATACATCAGTCAATGTATTAATGTGAAGGTGTGCCTCgttaaaatattgtttctttgATATATACATCTTGCAGGCGCATCAAGTTGCAGCTTTGTTTTCAGCCGACCCCTTTATATGCAGTTTAGTTCATCAAGAGTTCAAACTCCGAGTCTTTAAAACAGGTATGCATGAATGTCGACATACTAAGATTAACATCTGTGTGGTTCGATATTGTAAAATAAGATTTACATTACATTGTATCAAAATTCTCAAGTAATTGAACCAATAAAGTTTTGATCCATTCTTTCATTCAATTGCTGGAAATATTGAGGTTTTCACGAAGTATTATTGAAATGATGAATCAAACAGATGAAATATACATGCTGGTTTTATTTACGGTCAGTACAATATAAGTTAAATACAAATGTAAATTATTCTTCCAAAAAATAAAACACAGTTCAATGTAACACCAGTACACGCCTAACTTTTCAATTCGATTACCTTCCGTCAGttggacctgaaacgttaactctccgCAAACGCTTCATGACTTGCTAAGTATTTCCtgtaatttctgtttttatttcagatttccagcatctgctgcattttGCTTTGTAATTCTTATTGTCATACGGAATGGCCAAAATTCATTTTAAAGTTACTAATAAGTGTTAACATATTGGACACAATAATTTGATTCTTTCAGTTGAGTAACACTTCCGTATAAAGCGGTATTAGTCGTGCACTGCTCAACTTCCGTAGCTATGAGAATGTTTCGATCATGTCAAAGTTGAATTTGAATGGAACGCTTTTTTAATGGTCGTGCACAACTATATTTTGCTGCTATTTGTTCATTCTTGTATATAGTGCAAACCTATTGAAATTGAAAGTGCATAGCCGATCAGCCAGGCCGAGACTTCATTACTAGAAACCAACCCCCATCCTTTCAACACCATTGGGCAGAGAAGCACTTGAACGGAAAACGTTAGCTTCAGCACTTTACAAATTTGCAAGCGTTAGTACTTCTTAATCGACATTTCAGATTTAATTGACAAAAAATGAATGGGAGGATGACTTTATCACAATCCATGTACATATCATCATCGATATTTACAAACATTTTAAAGTAACACCTAGCTCATACATCGCGAAATATTTGGAGACTATATTTTGAATATGCATAACATTAAACAATTTTGTAGATCAATTTCAAATACGCCGCATTTATTTCAATAATTTCATTCGGCTATATATCGTGTTCAGTAATTTCTTTGACTTAGCTGTACCTTGAAATGGATAGTTGGCTCTCTAAGGAATTCACTCAAAACAGCAATGGTGAAGTTGGCAATAGTATTTAGTTCTTCTGAGTATAAACACCATGCGATGTGTTTTGCGAAGTAGCCCGACTTAGACAGGATCGGAGCTAGTCGTCTCTCCTTGAGTTTGATTCTCTGATTGACCCGAATTCAAAAATTGACCTGTTGCACCGACGTACAACCGGGATCGCATCGGCCACTTCTGAAATTCAGAAACAAAGCTATATTTATTATTTGTTTGTTACCTTATGTCTGAGAGCGCTTTGGGTTTTAATAGACTGATAATGTGTCTATGACAATCAATCCAGTTGATTTTAACCGGATTTTTGTCCGTTCCCGTTTGTTGTAACGGaattattttcttttgaaatcGGTGAGTACTGTTTTGAGTGCTATTGAGTTCAGAAATTGTTTAGAATTATTGGGGCAGTTTTCGTATTTGCTTTATCAAATTTGCTTTATACGTCAATTCACCGATTTCCATCCAAATGTGATTCTGCACatcgtgtggagatgccggcgttggactggggtaaacacagtaagaagtttaacaacaccaggttaaagtgtggagatgccggcgttggacctggtgtttaacctggtgttgttaaacttcttgttcTGCACATCCACAGAGGAAATTTAAAAAGATGGGTAGAATCCAGGCAGCTCCTCAATCCTGCACACAACACCAACTTTTCTGAATGTTTCATTTTGTTCTTGAAATTGTTGTTTCCAGTTCTCATGCAAACAATAAAATTACAAATCCAATTCTCGCCAATTGAACTCAAAAAATATACAATAAATAAGCAACTGTGTTTACAGCTGCTAGTGGTATGGCTTTCAAAAATATACCACACCGTGCGCTTAGGAAGATGAGTTACAGCTAGCGGAACTGTATCATTTCTCATCTTTTGATTCATATTTCTAGTTTATCATTCTATCTCCCAAGGTGACAGATATCTGTTGATGCTTGAAAGTCATGGGCGACGAACCTTCATAATGACCACATTGGTGTGTGATTTTCAAAAAAAATGCGGCAACTGTTTGAGAACATCATTTTGTGTAAATATGTAATGCAAATAATTTCCTCATTGCAAATAATATAAAGTTATATACTACGCAACCGAATGTTCCATGTTGTACAGAGCTGAATTCAAAATTGCTGAAAACATTAACATGGAAAAATGGTGAGGGGTTATCATCGATCGCTGAAGTAAACATTTGCGATAAAATACTGCTCATTATATTGGGATTGCTATCATTTTGGATGGTTTCAGGTATCGTTCGTTTTCGTTAAGTTGACATTACTCCCTGTTTTTCTACATATTAGAGTTAAATATATTTGTCATATTATAAAGTGCCGAAAACTAAATGTGTGATCgacaagactggaaaattataAAGTTCCGTACCTGAGCTCATCTTCAAAAAATATATATGATAGACTCGAAACGAAAATTGTGTTTTATAAACTGGGTTGGAGTTCTAAAAAAAAATAGTTTTACTTTCGGTGTATCTTAAAACCAAAACCTGTTATTAGCATTTCCAAATAAAAAACACATAAAATGTCTGAATATTCTCTAACCCTAAAAAATACTGATACTCTTTTTTTAATAGACAACTGCTACTTTCATTCCGAGAAACCAGAACCTTGGCATTTGCCCACAAAAGGCGAGCAGTTTTGAAATTACAAAAAGTCGAAGGTCTAAACTGAGAGCGTCAAATCGTTATAGGTGAAAACTTCAGATTTTATGTAATTCCCACACTATCTGCATTCTGCAACGCTAGCCTGGAAGTACTCAACGTGTAGAATAAATGTTGTAGACTGTAGTTTTAAGATTTTGGAAAGTGGAAAAGTGAAACGTGAACCTGTTTTTATAGGCCCAGCGCATACGGGAGTGTGAGAATAATCTTTTTCGACGTGTACATCAAATGAACACAAAGTTTCGCAGATGTCTTTCTGTGTGCTTGGATGGCGTCATGCACGTAGCGCTTTTAGATCTGGCAGCAATTATCTTAGCCAAAGTGGCCCTATGATTCCTTTACGTATTAATGTCCATGGTATGTTAGGTTAATTTTGACAGAAATAGATGTGGAAGAAAACTATGCGCCACGTTTTCAAATATAATATTTATTTAATGTACTAGACCTCGGGTGATTATTGAAAATGTTCTAAGTTTTTAAGGCTGAAAAGATCAGTGCTTGAAATAATTATCACGATGATATTTCATAAACGTTAATGATTAAAAAAGCTAACTAGATTAGATTACATTATTTACGTTTGaaatcattttcaaatctttttcCCAATTCAGAAGTTCTTACTTTGACCGGGTGCAGATATCCGTCCACTTTGAGGGAATGCATTAACTCAGCAGATCTGCGACCTTCTCCCTCCTCCAGACTTTCTTCTAGGGTACGGGTCAGATGTGCAATGTAGGTGGTTGCCAGGATTAGGACGTCCAGTTTGGACAGCTTGGTGTCCGGGGGGACTGAGGGTAGAGTTTTTTGTAGCTCTAAGAAGGCATGCCTCAGGGTTTGGACTCGGCTCCGCTCCCGGGCTGCGTTGGCTGCCGCAGGCCTGCCCCTAGTACGCACCACCTTCGAGCGAGAGGCCAATTCCGAATGCTTTCGCGTGGGACAGATCAAAGAGTCAGGATCCGAGCTGGGGCTGGAACCAGGGCTGTCTTCGATCCTGACCTTTGGAACGGCAGCGGAATCCATTGGACTTTTCTTAGGCTGAACCATTCCCCGGATCAAACGCAACAGTCATGGGAAAGCGTCAATCTGAAAACAAACACAAACTTTAACTAAATGCGCGAACTGGTTTAATTTTTCAAATTGCTACATGCTAAAGGTATTTTGAGGTGCATGTATTTCTTTGTGATTCTCACTCACCAGAAAAGTCCattttcgtagaatccctacagtgcagaaggaggacatttggcccataagagtctacactgactcgatgacagaacatctcacccaggcactatccctgttGCCCCACGTTTGTACTCCGCTAATTCCCCCTAgtgtacacattttgggacacgaagggacaatttagcccccggatccctggcgctgtgaggcaacaatgctaaccatgccgcccattttcctGGTAGTGAGTTTAAGTACCAAATTTAGCCAATGTTCAAAATAGTTTATTATGTTGTATACTTAGAGAAAGTTGCACCAGAAAGTAAGTTATCATTTAATATTCAGTTGCACAGTCGCTGGTTAGCAATATACTATTCGGACAGGCTTTGCGCTGTCCACATTTTACACGGACGAACCAATCGGCTTTTGGATGTCTGTAAGCTCTTTAAAAAAAGCctcctttattgtgcaccaaatgGATTACATTCAGAAATCTGACAGCAAAAAAATAGGAAATACTTATTTCCAACAGATTAAATAACAGCAACTCTTCCAAAATGCTAATTGATGTCCTGTTTTCTAAAACCAGAAGAATTCATCATAAACGTGGACATGTATCGTGATCCTATATGCACaccatcagagacagagagacgtaCACGAGTATCAGGCTTTGAAATTACCTTTTTGCACCAATCGAACAACGAATACACCATATGTTGTATATATACAGCTGGCTCAGACGGCTATGACACGCTTTCCATGTCTCAATGTGTTCTCCTGCTGGTTAGAATTCAGGAATGGATCCGTTCTATCAACTAAGATGAACCTTTTATAAAGCAATGCTTGTAATGATTTCAGCGCCGAGCACTGCTGGCGGAAAGCGTCGAGTGCACACCTGAATGAGCCCGGCAGCCTCTGGAGCCACTCATTGACAGCACAAAGCGCTGACAGTTTCCACACTGAAAACCAATTAATCACTGTGTAGCCAGCACTCACTAACAAGTAATGGGACACCCATGCCAACCTCCTTAAAGAGGCCACATCCTATTTTATGACCCCTGGAGATTGCATTTAAACAAAAGAAAGATAATATTTATATATATGAAATACTTAATCACATCTTAACATTGAACATAAGTTTGAACAACGAGGTTAATAGCTGGCATAAATTATGTTTCACGGACCAAACTGAACTATCATGAATGGAAAAACTTTCAGATTTTATAAAAGGCAGGCCAGTGTCTTTATCTGCCTAGTTCGCCACAGAAACGAGGGTGCAGAGAGTAGAAAGTGCGCTGTAAAATCTTAAACTAATCCATGATTCTTACAGAAGTTTAATTGATGTCGTCTTTCTAAAGGCATAATCCATCATAAAATAAGATATATTTAGCTTATTTTAGTGCTGGCTGCAATAAATATCGTTAGTATAAGGATGAAATAACTCCATTCTCAAAATCTTTTTTAATAATTAGTATCAAATTATATTGTCAGAAGGCACGAATTTTCATTCTCTTCTTCAGAGTTGCGAGCATTTTAGCTCTTCCCGTCTCAATGTCGATCGGTCAGTTAAAATTATGGTTTCATTTTCAATCTCATTTGGTAAGTGTACATCGCCAAAATTATGTGGAGTCATGTTCGGACAGTGCGCTGTAGtaatctccacatcatctgtagTAATACAACAGCGGACATCGCACTATATCTGGCTTGTAATATGGAGTCTTTGCCCGTTACGTATCTGTTTTAAACTCTAAACTAATGAAATGCTTAATTATAAATTAATGGATTATGAAAATTCTTGCATTTTTATTCGAAAGATTGACAGAAAACGCAGAACAATAATTATTTGAATGAAATCCTGAATATCATAATTAAAATGTAGAAAGGCAACTTAACACAATAAAATAGGTGACAATATCCATCATGAGCAGATTTTTTGAAAGAATTATGAGAAAACTAATCACCCGGCAATGAAACGTAATTAAAACTGAAAAAGGCGGTTATCAGTGTCGTGTAGCAATCCCTTTACCAGTTGGCTTTGACTTATTTTTAACGTCATAGTTTACAATGTGAGCCAATTATTGTCAATTAATTCTCCAACCTTTGGGGAGCAAAATGAATCACTACACCATTTGTGTTACGTATTGAAATGGAACAAATGTGGATCAAAAATATTTAATATATCATCGCCAGGTTATTTTTCTAAAGCACAGAATACCAGCAATAAATTAGATTATAATCAGAATACTGACGTGCTGCAATATATTTGGCGACCAAACTATGGGGATATTTGGAGAAGCTGTGTTCTAGCTCCTAGGAGTGCATCATGAGACGCTTTGAGTAATGTAAAAGATTCGTTGGCCAAAAAACCGAATATTTTCCGCAATGATCTACATAGCAATGGTGTAAACTCGATCTCCAAAGCATATTGGGTCATCGCTCCGAAAACAATTATCTTGTCCTCGTAAAATTTGTGGCAACAAAATGAAAACAACGTACAATAACGCAGTACTTAATAAAGTAGAACTTGGGACATTCTTAGTTTATGAAATGATTAAAGTCAATACTTCAATATTTATTAAGCAAAAAGAAAACGAACCGACAGCAGAATAAAATGAAAGCCTGCAACACAATTGAAATATTTTTACAGGAGGTTGCGATAAAACATctattttttctgttttttttctaacGAAGATTAAACAGTGTATGTTATCCAGGAAAAGTTCATAGTTAATGTTTGTCCTGCACAATATTTAATGCTGAAATAGCGATATACAAGTTCAAAGAAATTATATGAGCATATAAACGTTTACGCACATAACAAAAGTGTTGGTACGAGAAGTAACATGTTTAAAACATGTTGGGTTTTGCAAAATCAGCCGGTTCTCCGCCTGAAACgacaactctgtttctgtctccacagacgctgcttgATTTGCGGAGTGTTTctagtattttctatttttcattTTAGATATCGTTCATGATCTtgttattttattttaaagtatTTATTCAACTATATCTATCGCGATTTCTTTAAATACTCAATTTAAACTAATCATTTACTAGTTTAATAGAAATATATAATCAGGATTTACTATTTCAAGTGAATATAAACAGATAGCCCTACTGATTCTATTAAAAATTAATCATTTACCAGAGACAGAATCGACTCCTACCAACTATTCCACACAATGGAAATTTAAAACACGCTTCTTACATGTAGGGAATTAAGTCTTAACAATATTTGTGTCATACTTAACATTATATTCAATTCGAGTTGATAACTCAGTCCCAGAATGTGTTTTATTGATAATTGAGTATAGTCTTTCTCCATGTAATACATTAAAAAATGTACGTGCACAAATATTACTCAAACTTTCTCTAAACCGATCTCATCTATATCAATGCAAAAAAGCATATAATTCCTGGGCAAAAATACAGAATTAGTTCCCTTAACCCTATAATTATCTCGTAATATTATGGCGATCAAACTTTTACTATATATAAACAGTATTTTGTTCTTCTAAGACAAGTTCCACATTTGCCTTTCAGCTGGGATTATCACAATAAAACGGCAGTATATGAATTTTGTACGATACCTCGTGGAAGATAAAAATTGACTTAGTGTGATAATAGAAGGGTCAGCAGCTTTTGTCAAAATACTAAGACAACCTCCTATGCAAAGTAACATCCTTAATAAATGATATACATTAAATATTTTCAAGCATCTCTAGAATTCTTCAGAAATGAATGTTAAGAAATGTAACTGCCTACATACTATACATATTTCTCTCTTTCTAAAATGACCTAGATTATCCGTGGGTAACTAAGTGAAACATGCAAAATCCAACTAATCTGTTTAAAGAGACACCAAACTAGACCATTTCAGATATTATTATGCTTTCTTGTGGAGGGAGTTCTGGTGGTAGTAGATTGCTAAACAATTATGAAAAATCATTCTGAAAAGTTTAGAATGATTAGTGCTatctgtgtatatatatgtgtacaCTATCTATTATAGTTTTGTTAAATCAACAGTTCATAGAACACATGACCCCCAATTTATTCAAGGGCAATAATGGTGAATCAGCTGCATAAACATAAATATAGAGCTGGTTAAAATGACGCGCATATATGTGTAAAACAATTAATTCAAAGCAACAATTTATTATTGACTATACACAGGTGGAGACTGGGCATTTGCATTAACTTGGAAAACAACTGAAATTATCATATCCACTTGCAAGTTTCTGGTTGCACTAAAATGTAACAAACATTTTAAATAGATAAAGAGAACACAGGCATGTAGTTTAACATATTTCATACCACAGCATCACTTCTGGAATATGCGTGAAATGTTATATTTGATGGAAAAACAAAAAAAGTAACATCAGCATAACTAGTGTCAATGGTGTATTGCATTAATAACATCTACAACTCATTATTGAACTTATATCAAATACCTAACCAGTGATATAAACAGAAAACGGAGACACAATTCCGTAATCCACCCACAATTCGAAAACTTATCTCATGAACAACAAAAACACCAGTATTTGTTCAGCGCACTTAACGTAATATGTTTCTTATGATACATCTTCTATGAAAATCATGTTTATATTTTTTATATTCAAAATTATTTAGCAATTTATTGTTAATTTATTGCCGGAAACAtgttaaaatattttttatttgttttattcccGCGCATTCGAACTTTGATATAATGTTAACTGTTTCCGTTTTGCATTTATTCAGAAGTTACTGTTAGCTGGCATTTTATCACAAAATGTTATATTGCGTATACAATTTATGGATTTAAACATGCAATTTTCTTACAAATGTTCCCAAATAGTGTAATTTGCTAAATGTTTGCCTACACCACAGCAACGTTATTTCAAAAACTCACTGCATAGACTCATTAACAGTTAATAAACGCAAACATATGCcattaaataaaaatagaaaatgctgggggaaaaaactcagcaggtctggcagcatctgtggagaaagaaagtaTTCAcgtttcgagtccgtatgactcttcttgcTTTTATCATATCTATACCATCATGGTTCGGTACAAGGTAGCCAAAATAGTCCTGACTACGGTGACAACCGTTTATTTTCTTAAGCGTAGTCAACACTAAGATGTTCGTTATGGTGTTCATCCATTTATTTATAAGAATAGAAGATATAAACCGCTCCCCACATGTCGTTAATAGCAGAGAGGAAGTGTTATAGTAATGTTCTGCTACAAGTTTCTGCACCTTTTTTCACTTGTAATTTCTGGGGTTTCAGATACTCAAACGTTCAGGAACTGGAATATATTAAAAAACAAACTGAAGCAAAGGTACAGCAACCAGGCCAAGTTAGTCTGAACTCTGCAAAGGTGTTCAATTGTTCTTACGTCAAAGTATCACATCAATTATTTTGCTTTATCATCATGCAAGGAACTTAACTGAACGCATAACAATAATTATATTGTGGCGGAGTAAGTAATCATATTAATATTATCGAACATAAGAAATGAAAGTAGTAACGTGTTGTACTTCATGGTTACAACGCTAAAATTAACACACATTACGTAACTCTGCTGATAAACCATTTGGCATACGTTACAATGTGTCCACTTATGTGAATTTATCTAGCTTTAATGTTACAATTTATTTATTAAAACTTCAATGACAAAGTACTTCGATATCACAAAATTTATTAAATAAAATCGAGTAAATAATCACATTCGCATGCTCGCAAAATAAGTCCAAATATGGCTAATGTAGTTCCAATATTTTCCAATGACAGTGCATAGTGATTATGTTGTTTGTATCTTCGATATCACAGTTCGCACTAtcagtcagtgatgttgggcctGAGGCTGAGCAATATTCTGTACTGACAGAGAGGCGGTAGCTTTCCTTAAGCCGCGATTCTGTGATGGAAGAAATGTGCAATTTTCAACGCATTTTTAAAATAACGAACAATGAACTAAAATATGCCTACTTTCGGACTGAAATTTAGGAATGTCTTTCCCATATTCCTCAATTTCATAAATAGTAAAGcagacagtaatttgctttcaaccCCGAAATGAAATTtgttattctttgatgggatgtgagtCTCCCTGGCAAGATTTGCTGCCCATCTCTGATTAcccccagaaggtggtgatgagtcaccttcttgaaccactgcagtcaacatggtataggtacacccacagtactgttggggaggaagttccaagattttgacccaacaacagtgacgGAATAGCAAtatacattctttctggttgtatcacagcttggtatggctcctgctctgcccaagaccgcaaggaattacaaaaggtcgtgaatatagcccaatccatcacgcaaaccagcctcccatccattgactctggctacacttcccgctgcctcagcaaagcagccagcataattaaggacctcacgcaccccggacattctctcttccaccttcttctgttgggaaaaagatacaaaagtctgaggtcacgtgccaaccgattcaagaacagcttcttccctgttgctgtcagacctttgaatggacttaccttgcattaagttgatctttctctacactctagctatgactgtaacactacattctgcactctctcatttccttctctatgaacggtatgttttgcctgtaaagcgcgcaagaaacaatacttttcactgtatgttaatacatgtgacaataataaatcaaatcaaatcaaaatcaaatacagttccaaatcaggatagtgagtggcttggcggAAAACTTTCAGATAGTGTTGTTTCCATCCAACTGCTGCCCTTGTAGAAGTTGATGGTAGAAGTTGTGAGTAAGGAAGATGGTATCAAAGGAGTTACCGCAGTGCACCTTGTGGATGGCATACACTGCTATGACTGTGTATCGGTAGTGTAGgggatgaatgtttaaggtggtggaaggggtgctgatcaagctagttgctttgtcctgaatagtgtGAATTCTTGAATGTTGtggcttcactcatccaggcaagttgaaagtactccagcacactcctgatttgtgtcttgtagatgatggacaggcaggaggtgagtcactcactgcagaactttcagcctctggcctgctcttgcagccatctCAAGAGCCATCGTGTTTATATGACTAGaataattcagtttctggtcaatagtaatccccGGATGTTAatggtggaggattcagcaatggtaatgccagtgaatgtcaaggggagatggttacattctctcttgtaggaggtggtcattgccaggAACCTGTGTGGTGtgactgttacttgccacttctcacacctagcctgaatgttgtccatatCCTGCTGCTTCAGTAGCATAGGAGTTGCAACACTGcaacaatcatcagcgaacatccccacttctgaccttattttAGGTACAATTGCTTATTACTTATTTTAGATACAAATACATTGATTTCAATGAAGAAGTATTGGTCAAGTCAAATTTGCAAAGAAAATATAAGCACAACATTAAAACTAAACTTGTTGAACACAAAAATACATTAAGGGTGCAGTTATCGAGTCAAAAACCAACTCAGGCTAGGAATTACAGTATCCCTTCACAGCGAGCAGTATCTTACTTACACCACCAAGCTGCCACCAGGACATCTCCGCGCTTACATGCAAACAAACACACACCTAGAGCTCCACTCTCAATCACTGAAATTTGAATGCACTGGGAACATAGATACTAAGATAAACAAAATAGTTATGCTAAAGTTACAGTACAAAATATACCATAAAATTATATTTTTCATGAGAAAATGTAGTGTTATAGAATACAAATCAACAAAGATTTTCATTAAAAAGCACCTTAAAGGTAGCCAAATCTCAAAACAATGGATCTCAAGATAATGGAGCAGTATCAGAAAACAAAAATGATACTGAGACAAAGGAGACAATTGGATAGGTG belongs to Mustelus asterias chromosome 7, sMusAst1.hap1.1, whole genome shotgun sequence and includes:
- the tcf24 gene encoding transcription factor 24, coding for MVQPKKSPMDSAAVPKVRIEDSPGSSPSSDPDSLICPTRKHSELASRSKVVRTRGRPAAANAARERSRVQTLRHAFLELQKTLPSVPPDTKLSKLDVLILATTYIAHLTRTLEESLEEGEGRRSAELMHSLKVDGYLHPVKKWPMRSRLYVGATGQFLNSGQSENQTQGETTSSDPV